Below is a window of Bacteroidota bacterium DNA.
TGCTGGCTTTTATATATTTCAAACTATGTTCCCATACTACCACATCATCGCTGGTGCCATGTATCATCAGCAGTTTGCCTTGTAGTTTATCGGCGTAATTCAGCAAGTTAGATGCTTTATAACCTTCAGGATTTTCAATTGGCATATCCATATATCTTTCAGTATACATTATTTCATACATACTCCAATCAATTACAGGCCCACCGCACACTCCAACTTTAAATGTATTGGGCGATTTTACCATTAAAGTTGTTGTCAGAAATCCGCCAAAACTCCATCCATGCACTGCCATTCGTGTGGCATCCACAAAGTCTTGTTTTTTGAGCCAATCTACGCCAGCAAGTTGGTCGGCCATTTCTACAGTTCCCAATTGACGGTGGGTTATTTGTTCAAACTCACGACCACGGTTCATGGAGCCACGATTGTCGACTGTAAAAACTATATAACCTTGTTCGGCCATGGCATGCATCCAATAATCGGCTCCGCCCATCCATTGGTTCACCACCATTTGGGCATGTGGGCCACCATATAAATATACCAATACTGGATATTTTTTCCCTGCTTTCATGGTTGATGGGGTAAGCATTCTGCAATATAAATCGGTTTGGTTATCGGCGGCTTTGATGGTGAAAAATTTAATATCAGGCATACTATAATCTTGCAAAGGATTGGCCGCATTCAATAAATTTTTAGCTATTTTGCCTTTCACATTATTATATAAATTTACTATGCGAGGCAATTTGATATTACTATATTGGTCAATAAAAAATGAATAGTCTTCGCTGAACAATGCACTGTGCATACCTTCGCCCGTATCCAATCTTAATAACTCACCTTTAATTGAAAGTTTGTATATATGTTTTTCTGTGGGCGATTCCTTCGTGGCTTGGAAATATATATTTCCTTTGAGGTCATCACCATAATAATCAGTCACTTCATAATTTCCTGTGGTTAACGGTTTTTCCAATGTACCGTCACCTCCATATAAATATAAGTGGTTATAACCATCTCTGTTACTTTGCCAAATAAATTTACCTGGTGAGTTTTTAAGAAAAACCATTGGGTGAAGTGGTTCCACATATTTATCATGTTTTTCTTCAAAAAGTGTTTTCTCAAAAGCACCATTTTCTGAATTATAACTATTGAACCATAGGTGATTTTGTTCACGGTTCACAATAGCGATATATATATGTGCTTCATCGGCCGACCAACTAATATTAGTGAGGTATTGCTCCTCGGGGCCCTGTATATTCACGTCCACAGGTTGGGCTTTGGTAAGCATATTATATATTTTCACTTTCACTTCATGACTTTTTGCACCTGCCATAGGGTAGCGAATCATTTTGGTTTTGCTTGGCTGTTCAGCTAGTGATATAATGGGATAGGTGGTTACCATACTTTCATCCATATCATAGTAGGCCAAATAGCTTCCTTTTTGCGACCAGAAAGTCCCTTTGTTTATACCAAATTCATTGCGGTGCACAGCATGCCCCAGTACGTTCCCATCTTTGATTGGTGCTAATATAATATGGGCATTATTAGGGTTACCATTTAATATAGTTTCATTATATACTGTAATAAACATTGAATCGTTTCGAGTGCTTGCAAGGTTTTTTGTTTCGTTTGCAAAATCAAAATTTTCGAAGCCATTGAAGTCTGTAAAATAAGGATTTATGATATTATCGAAAGTAAGGTTATATATCAATATTTTATTTTTATATATAAATCTAAATCGGTCTTTCGATAACCAAGTGATAGTTGGAATTTTTTGTGTCCGATCAAAATCGTTATCATACCTTTTCATAATGGATAAAAACTTTTCTGTAGCGTCGGTACTATCGGAGGGAGTCTTGCTGTCGGTATGGGCTATCATAATAAACTCTTTACCATTGGCTTTGCCTATATAACTGTAGTCATTGGTTCCGGGTATCCACTGCAATTGCTGCAATCTATCAGGTGTAAGGGTGGTGTTTCTTTTCAGAACTGCATCTTCAATGCTTAACTGTTTTTTTTGGGCAAATAAATTATTGCAAACAAAGCAAATAATAATGCTCATGTATATTTTTT
It encodes the following:
- a CDS encoding DPP IV N-terminal domain-containing protein produces the protein MKKIYMSIIICFVCNNLFAQKKQLSIEDAVLKRNTTLTPDRLQQLQWIPGTNDYSYIGKANGKEFIMIAHTDSKTPSDSTDATEKFLSIMKRYDNDFDRTQKIPTITWLSKDRFRFIYKNKILIYNLTFDNIINPYFTDFNGFENFDFANETKNLASTRNDSMFITVYNETILNGNPNNAHIILAPIKDGNVLGHAVHRNEFGINKGTFWSQKGSYLAYYDMDESMVTTYPIISLAEQPSKTKMIRYPMAGAKSHEVKVKIYNMLTKAQPVDVNIQGPEEQYLTNISWSADEAHIYIAIVNREQNHLWFNSYNSENGAFEKTLFEEKHDKYVEPLHPMVFLKNSPGKFIWQSNRDGYNHLYLYGGDGTLEKPLTTGNYEVTDYYGDDLKGNIYFQATKESPTEKHIYKLSIKGELLRLDTGEGMHSALFSEDYSFFIDQYSNIKLPRIVNLYNNVKGKIAKNLLNAANPLQDYSMPDIKFFTIKAADNQTDLYCRMLTPSTMKAGKKYPVLVYLYGGPHAQMVVNQWMGGADYWMHAMAEQGYIVFTVDNRGSMNRGREFEQITHRQLGTVEMADQLAGVDWLKKQDFVDATRMAVHGWSFGGFLTTTLMVKSPNTFKVGVCGGPVIDWSMYEIMYTERYMDMPIENPEGYKASNLLNYADKLQGKLLMIHGTSDDVVVWEHSLKYIKASIEKGKQLDYFVYPEHAHNVQGKDKAHLIVKITNYIKEGLK